ATGACCCCGACGGCGGCCACGACGAACACGATGGCGCCGAGGGTGAGGAGCAGCGCAGTGCCCCGCAGGGCGACGAAGCCCCGGGTCTCCTCCTCGTCGTAGGCCTCGTTGATGGCCGTCATGAGGTGCTTCATGCCCCCCGACGCCGACCAGAGGGCGAGGACGACGCCGATCGCCAGGCCGAGGCCGAGACCGCCGGAGGACTGCTCGGTGACCGACGTGAGCTGCTCGCCCACGAGGTCGCGGACCTCGGTGGGTGCGGCCGACAGCGCATCGTCGATCTGCGTGCTCACCTCGGCGGGGTCGGCCACCAGCCCGTAGATGGACACCAGCGCCAGCAGGGCCGGGACCAGGGCGAGGAGGGCGAAGAAGGCGACCCCCGCCGCCATGAGGGCCACGTTGTCGGACTTCGCCTCCTTGGCGGTGCGGACGGCGATGTCCTTCCACCCTCGGGCGGGCACCTCCTGGGGGGCGTCGGCGTCGCGGCCACGATCGCCCTCCTCGGCGGAGCCGTGGCGGTCGGTCGTCGGGGCCTCGTGGTCGGCATCGGCGCGGGTGGGGGGAGGTGTCATCCCTGCTCCTTCTCTTCGTCGGTGTCCCTCACCGGGACGAGGCCGTCCAAACCCAGAGTGGGGTGCGACGGCCATGGGCGGTGCCGACCCGACCAGGCTGGAGGTCCTGCGACGGGTCGGCACCGGAGGGGCGGGCGGTCAGCGGCGCCGGTTCGAGGCGCCGCCTGGACCGTCGGCCGCGGACCGGGCCTGGTCGGCGCGCTGGTGGGCCCGCTCCTGGACCCGACCCTTGGCCCCCTGGGCCTGCTCGCGGACCCGGGGCTTCTCCTCGTCGTAGCGCTCGAGCGCGCTCTCCCACCGGGCCCGCATGGGAGCGATGCCGCCGCCTCCCACGGCGACGATGGCGATGCCCGCGAGGGCGGCCACCAGGCCCATGAAGAGCACGTTCACGATGTCTTCAGCGATCTGCAGCTGGTCCAGGGCGGCGAAGGCCCCCACGGTCAGGATGGCGACCGAGGCGATCAGCGCGAGCGTGCGTCCGTACTCGAGCCCGCCGAGCGAGGCCTCGATGACCTCCTTGGCTGCGGCCGCGATGGCGGCGGCGACCACGATGATGAGGATGGCGGCGATGACCTTGGGCAGGTAGGCGATGACGCCCTCGATGAGGTCGCTGACGGGGTTGGAGCCGAAGACGCCGAACGCCAGCTGCAGCACGATCAGGAAGAGGGCGTAGAAGGTGACCTTGCCGATGAGGTCGCTGGCGTCGTACCTCGAGCTGCTGAGCGCACGCCCGACCCCGCCCTTCTGGACGGCACGGTCGAAGCCGACCCGTTCCAGGGCCTTGTCGGCGATCTTGGCGATGGCCTTGGCGACGATGTAGCCGAGCACCAGGACGACCAGGAACCCGAGCAGCTTGGGCACGAAGCTGGCCACGTCGGACCAGGCGTCCTCGATGCCGGATGAGAACTCGATGGCGAGCACGGTGTGCGCCTCCGTTGAGGGTGGGGGACCACCGCTGCTACCCGTCGGGCCGGACCGCATCGGGTGCTCCCCCGGCCGGGGGACCCGTGTTCACCCGATCGGGGGGTGGCGACGCGGGATCCCGGCGGACCCGATCGGCGCATCGGGCGCCTTCCATCCCCCATGCGGGTGGTTGGGGCCGCGTCGAGTTTGCGGGGCCTCGTGGGGCGGGAGTCCCTCGCCGCTCCGCCGATCGGTGGGGCCGACGGCTGCGGTCGTCGACACCACAGGAGGTCCCATGGACACCCGCATCCGCAGGATGGTCGCCGTCGGCGCCATCGCCGCCTTGTCCCTGTCCGGCGCCGCGTGCTCCGACGACGGCGAGAACAACGACGACGACCGCGAGGTCGAGGTCACCGAGACCGAGGAGGCCACGGAAACCGAGACCAACACCGAGGAGGAGACCGAGACCGAGGAGCCCACGGCCACGGAGACGGAGACCGAGACCGAGGACGTCGAGACCGAGACCGAGGACGTCACCGAGACCGAGACCGAGACCGAGGGCTGACCTCACGCCTCGCTCCGCGGTCCCCCGAGGGCCTCTCAGGGGCGAGCCCCACCCAACGGCGCCGTCGGTGGGTGGGGCTCGCCCTCCTCGCGCTGGTCCTGGTCGCCGCAGCCGGGCTGCGCTCGGTGCGCCTCGACCAGCCCGACCGCCTGACGTTCGACGAGAGGCACTACGTCACCGACGCCCGCGAGATCCGGGACCGCGGCGTGGAGGTCGACCGTCCGGCCCACCCGCCGGGCGGCAAGCTGGCGATCGTCGCGTCCATGGCGATCGTCGGGGACCGCCCCCTCGGGTGGCGCCTCCCGGCGCTGCTCGGTGGCCTGGCGGCGGTGGCAGCCACCTTCGCCCTGGCCCGCCGGCTGGCACTGCCTCTGTGGGCGTCCCTGCTCGCAGCAGGGCTGGTGGCTGCGGACGGCGTGGCGGTGACCATGAGCCGCATCGGCATGCTCGATGGCATCCAGGCCGGGTTGGTGGCGGCGGGCGCGCTGACCAGCGTCCTCGACCGGCAATCGTCGCGGCGGCGGTGGCGGTGGGTCACCGGGGCCCTGCTCGGCGCAGCCGTCGCGGTGAAGTGGTCGAGCGCGCCGGTCCTGGTCGTCGCCGTGGGGGTGGCCCTGCTGAGCGACACCGCAGGGCGGGTCGGTGACAGGCGAGCGTGGACCTCGGCGGTGAAGGCCTCGGTCGCGCCGCTGGTCCTGGTGCCCGCAGCCGTGTACCTGCTCAGCTACGGAGCCTGGTTCGCCAACGTGGATGCCTCCGAGACGGGGCGCGAGCGGTGCCCTGGCGGCAGCTGCACCATCGTCGACGCGGCCTCGGGGTGGGCCTTCGAGCAGTGGGACATGTGGGACCTCCAGTCTCGGCTGGAGACGAGCCACCCCGGTCGCTCCCGCCCCGGCGCGTGGCTCACGGTGACCCACCCGGTCCTCACCTATGCCTCCTCGTGCCCGCCCGACGCCCGTGCGGCGGCGTGCGACGTCCCCCCGGGTCGCACGGCCCGGACGCTGACGATCGGCAACCCCGCCCTCTGGTGGCCGTCCTTGCTGGCCGGGGTCTACCTCGCCGTGAAGGTCGTCGTCCGGCGGGACGCAGGCTCCCTCCTGATCCTCGCCTACGGGGCCGCCCTCATCGGGCCTTGGGCCCTCACCGCCAACCCCGGCTTCGCCTTCTACCTCGCCCCCGCCGTCCCCTTCGCCGCCTTGGCGGTCGCGTCGATGGTCGGCGACCTGAGCCGGTGGCGCCCCTGGGTGGGTGCCCCGATCGCCGTCGCGGTGGGCGGGGCTGCGATCGTGTGCGCGACGTGGCTCTACCCGCTGTGGACGGGCGTCCCGCTCACCGACTCCGGCCTCGACGCCCGGCTCTGGCTCGACGGCTGGCGCTGACGTCGTCGCCCGTCGACGAGCAGGCCGAGCAGGAGGGACGCTGCGGTGGCCGCCGAGATCCAGGTCCCGAGGCGCAGACCCGGCGGTCGGTAGGTGAGGGTGACCACCGAGCGTCCGGCCGGGACCGGGATCCCCTGGACCACGCCGTCGGCGCGGACGACGGGGGCGGGCTCGCCGTCCACGGTGGCGGACCAGCCCCGGCTCCAGGCCTCGCTGATCACGAGCAGCGCCGGCCTCTCGGCGGTGACCGTGACGTCGGCCGACGACCCGTTGCGTCGCACCGTGCCGGCCCGACCGGCGGGCCCGGACGTGCCCCGATCGGGGCACGTCCGGCACGCGCCCTCGACGACCGCCTCTGCGTGCGGGTCGAGATGGTCACGACCGGTCGCGGCGCGGACGGCTTCGGCCCGGGACACCTGCCGGGTCCGCCCGACCAGGAAGGCCTCCGGGAGAGCGGGCGCTCTCACCGTGCGCTCGACGCGACCATCTGCCGGTCGGGCCACGACGGTGACCCGCAGCAGGTCGAGCAGGTGGCTCGACGACCCCAGCAGGGCGTCCGGGTCCTCGACCCGGCCCAGGTAGTCGGTACCGGTGACCTCGAGGTACGCGGCCGGCGCCAGGGGGTCCATCCCCGTGACCGAGGACGCCCCGGACGCCGAGGCGACCCGGGGGGAGTGGGGCAGGGCGGCGAGGGGGTCCCCGGCCCACAGGTAGCGGTCCACACCCCCGTCGGCGTCGGGGACGCGTCCCCACGGAGGCTCGGCCTCGCCGGCGAGGAGCGCCGACGCCTCTGACGGGGTGGGGCTGGCGCTGCGCCACCGGTACCACCACCCGAAGCCCCCGACGGCGTCGATGCTCACGGCGAGCACCAACAGGAGGACGAGTCCTCGCCGGAGGGGCCACCGGCCGAGCGCCCACAACAGGGTGACGCCGACGAGCGCGGCTCCGGCCGGGAGCCCGACCGCCCACAGGAGCTGGCGCCCGTCGACCCGGTCCGGAGCCAGTGCGGGCAGGAACGCCGCGACGGCGGCGATGGCGAGGACGCCGAGCACCCACCGCCGCAGGTGGCGGGGCGGGCCCCACATCCGGACTCGTGCCACCCCGACCCCGGCGAGCCCGGACACGGCGAGCTGGACACCGATCGTGTAGCGGGCCCACGACCGCATCTGGCCCAACCCGGGCACGGCGTGGACCACGGATCCGGCTGGGGTGCTGTCCCCGAGGGCCACCAGGGCGGACCCTGCCGCGACCACGAGCAGGGCGACCAGCCTGCGGTCCCGGCGCACGGCGGGCAGGGCCACGAGTGCTGCCACCAGGGCGGCCCCACCGACGTAGGCCGAGAGCTCGGTGAGGGTCCAGGGTCCGGCGTAGGACGAGGGGACGGGGCCCTCGGGCCGGGCGTTGCCGTACAGGAACGGGAAGACCGTCACGAGCAGGCTCTGGGGGTCGTGGGAGTAGGCCGTGGCCTGGTCGAGGCTGAGCCGGGAGCGGTCGCTGTCGCCGAGGGCCGCGACCACCGGCACGAGCTGGACGGCAGCCAACCCGAGTCCCCCGGCCACCATCGTCGCCACCCGGGCACCGGCAGCGGGGAGGGCCCGAGCGGGGACGGCCACGACGGTGTAGGCGAGGGTGGCGACCAGGATGTAGGCGAGCATCTGACCGTGGCCGGAGAGGCCGGCCAACCCGACCACGACGGCGCCGCCCGCCACCCGGCGGACGTCGAGACGTTCGATGAGGCGATCGGCGGACCACAGGGCCCACGGCAGCCACGCCGTCGTCGCCACGATCGACACGTGCCCCAGATGGGCGAACTGGAACCCGCACAGCGCGAACGCGCACCCTGACACCGCGGCGGCCGCGGCGTCGCCGGTGAGCCGGCGCACCAGCGCTGCCGTGCCGGCGCCGGCGACGGCCAAGGCGGTCACGAGGGCGAGGTCGTGGGCCGTGGTCGTCGGGAGAAGGAGGTGGAGCAGCATCGCCGGGTGCAACGCAGCGCCTTGGTGGATGCCGAGGAGCGGGGACCCGGCGAAGCTCCCGGCGTCCCAGGTGGGCAGGGCGCCGTGGCGCCACCCGTCGGCGACGCTCTGCTCGAGCGGCAAGTAGTAGGTGTGCCCGTCCCCTGGCGCGATGAGGCGGCGACCGACCAGAGCGTCGAGGAAGACGACGAAGGGCACCAACACGGGCACGACGAGCCAGGCCCTCCGCCACCATCGCGTGGCGCCGGAGGCTCGGGCGTCGGTGGCGGGTGCGGGACTCAGAGGGCGTCGAGGACGATGCCGACCCAGACCGCCAGGGTGACGAGCAGCAGGACGATCGGCACCGCCCAGCCGGACGCCCCCGACGACCGCCTCGCCGAGGCGCGCGGACGACGGTGTCGACCACCCCGTCGCATCGCGACGGAGGGGGGCCAGGTGTCAGCGCTGGTCATCGCCGTCGACCTCGATCTGCCTGCCGTCATGGTCGATGTCGGTGGCGCCGATCCAGCGTTTCCAGGTGCGGGGGTGATCGGTGGCTGTGCTCATGGGGGTGCTCCTCGGTCCGGGCTGCGCCTGCGCTGCCCCGCGGCGCGATCGCTAGACGCCGGGCGGTCCGGATCACCCGACAGGGGGACGGCCGACCCCCCGTGAAGTCCGGGGTCGACCCGCCGGTCGCCGGAGTGCGCAAGACTCCCGCCATGGAGGAGGACGACGATCCGCCGGTCAGATCCGTCGCTCTCGGGGCCAAGCTGCCCATCGCCGTGGCGGTGGTCAACGACTACGAGCTCATCTGCGACGGCGTCGCCGGGTTGCTGGGCCGGTTCCCGGACAAGGCAGCGGTCGTTGAGCGGGTCATCGTCGGCGAGCCCGTCGACCACCCGCCCATCGACGTCGCCCTCTACGACACCTACGGACGGGTGGGGATCGCCGAGGAGGCCCTGCGCAAGCTGCGGCGGCACCGCGACATCCTCCACACGGCCATGTTCACCATGGAGCCCGCCCCCGAGCTGGTGGCGGAGGCGCAGCGCGCCGGAGCCTCTGGCGTGATCGCCAAGTCGCTGCCGGCCGAGGCCATCGTCGACGCGCTGGTGCGCGTGGCCGCGGGGGAGGTGGTCATCGCCACCGGCGCATCGACCGAGCCCGCGCTCGACGAGCTGGACTGGCCGGGCAAGGACGACGGTCTGACCGAGCGCGAGAGCGCGGTGCTCGTCCTCGCGTCCGAGGGACTCACCAACGCCGAGATCGGCGAGGCGCTCTACCTCGGGCGGGAGACGGTGAAGACCCACCTCAGCCGGGCCTTCGCCAAGCTGGGCGTGCGCAACCGGGCGGCTGCGGTCCGCTACGTCTTCGGCACCGGCGCCTTCGCCCGGTTCCGTCCGGCCGAGGAGGACCTCGAGGGCTCCTGAGGCTGCGCGGCCCCAGGTGCCGACGCCGACGGTCTCTCGGTGCGGGTGCGGGTGCGGCGGTCGGTCCCGGTACCGTCGTCGACTGCGTCGAGGGCCGGCGCGCGAGGAGAGAGGGCAGGCATGGCGCGTCGCCGCGACCGGGGCGGGAGCAGGGACGTCGAGCACGCCGGGCGGGTGACCCACTCCGGCTGCCCGGTGCGGGGCGACGATCGCCCCTGCCTCCCGCTCAACCGCGTGACCCGCTGGCCCGTGGCCGGCGGTCGGGTCACCGACCACTGCACGTGCAGCTGCGGTCGGCGCTTCCCCACGAGCCACCCCGACGCGGCCGAGCACCTGGTCGATCCGGTGGAGCCGGGTGGGGCCGTCGCCGTGGCCCCCGGGGTCAGCGCGACGTGGTCGATCGACGAGGTCCGCCCCTTCGACGCCGAGGACGATCGCGCCGCCACCGGGGTGGTGCCGGTCGAGACCGAGGTCCTGCACCGGCCCACCTCCCTGGTGGGGGAGGTGACCCGCGACGTGAAGGCCCTGGCCAAGCACATGGTCAAGGTCATGCACCGCGCTCCGGGGGTCGGCCTGGCCGCCAACCAGGTCGGGGCGCCCCTGCGGATGTTCGTGCAGGTCCACAAGCGGGCCCTGCCCGAGACCCTGGTCGACCCCGAGGTCCGGGCCACGGAGGGCACCTGGACCTACCCGGAGGGCTGCCTCTCGCTGCAGGTGGAGGAGACCGATGCCCGCCTCGTGCGGCCCCGTCGCATCCAGGTCCGGGCCCGCACCCTCCACGGTGACGTGGTGGAGGCCACCCTCGACGAGGTGGTGGCCCGCATCGCCCAGCACGAGATCGACCACCTCGACGGCATCGAGTACGTCCAGCGCCTCACCGGCGAGGACGGGGAGAGGGTCTACGAGGTGATGGCGGCCGACGGCATCGACACCTCCTGGCTGCCCCCCACCCCCTACTGACCAGCCCGGCGGTGGTTGCCGACGCCGCCATCGGGAAGAGCGACCTCGTGGCCCACCACGCCCCGCTCGCCCCGACCCGAGCCGGTCCGGGGCCCGGCGTCGAGACGTCCCGATGAGCCCGCGCCTCGACCGCTACCGCGCCAAGCGCGACTTCGGCAGGACCGACGAGCCCGAGGGCGTGGAGGTGCCGTCGTCCGACGGTCCGCCCCGCTACGCCTTCCAGCACCACGACGCATCGAGCGAGCACTACGACCTGCGCCTCGAGTCCGACGGCGTGCTCCTCTCGTGGGCGGTGCCCAAGGGGCCGTCCACCGACCCGCGCGAGAAGCGGTTGGCCGTCCGCACCGAGGACCACCCCGTCGACTACCTCGACTTCGAGGGCACCATCCCCTCCGGCGAGTACGGCGGGGGATCGGTCATCGTGTGGGACGTGGGCACCTGGGAGAACCTCACGACCGACGACGACGGCGAGCCCGTCGCGGTGGCCGACGCGGTCGACGGCGGGCACCTGCGCCTCCGCATCGAAGGCGAGAAGCTGGTGGGCGACTGGACCCTGCAGCGCTTCCGTCCCGAGGAGGACCAGTGGCTCCTGATCAAGGGCACCCAGGAGGGCGCCGACGCCCGTCGCAACCCGACGTCGACCCAGCCGGGGTCGGTGCTCACCGGCGTCACCGTCGACGAGGTGGCCGAGGCCCTGGAGGCCACCGGCGAGGACCCCGAGG
Above is a window of Iamia majanohamensis DNA encoding:
- a CDS encoding DNA polymerase ligase N-terminal domain-containing protein, which produces MSPRLDRYRAKRDFGRTDEPEGVEVPSSDGPPRYAFQHHDASSEHYDLRLESDGVLLSWAVPKGPSTDPREKRLAVRTEDHPVDYLDFEGTIPSGEYGGGSVIVWDVGTWENLTTDDDGEPVAVADAVDGGHLRLRIEGEKLVGDWTLQRFRPEEDQWLLIKGTQEGADARRNPTSTQPGSVLTGVTVDEVAEALEATGEDPEEEA
- a CDS encoding phospholipid carrier-dependent glycosyltransferase; the protein is MGLALLALVLVAAAGLRSVRLDQPDRLTFDERHYVTDAREIRDRGVEVDRPAHPPGGKLAIVASMAIVGDRPLGWRLPALLGGLAAVAATFALARRLALPLWASLLAAGLVAADGVAVTMSRIGMLDGIQAGLVAAGALTSVLDRQSSRRRWRWVTGALLGAAVAVKWSSAPVLVVAVGVALLSDTAGRVGDRRAWTSAVKASVAPLVLVPAAVYLLSYGAWFANVDASETGRERCPGGSCTIVDAASGWAFEQWDMWDLQSRLETSHPGRSRPGAWLTVTHPVLTYASSCPPDARAAACDVPPGRTARTLTIGNPALWWPSLLAGVYLAVKVVVRRDAGSLLILAYGAALIGPWALTANPGFAFYLAPAVPFAALAVASMVGDLSRWRPWVGAPIAVAVGGAAIVCATWLYPLWTGVPLTDSGLDARLWLDGWR
- a CDS encoding peptide deformylase; protein product: MARRRDRGGSRDVEHAGRVTHSGCPVRGDDRPCLPLNRVTRWPVAGGRVTDHCTCSCGRRFPTSHPDAAEHLVDPVEPGGAVAVAPGVSATWSIDEVRPFDAEDDRAATGVVPVETEVLHRPTSLVGEVTRDVKALAKHMVKVMHRAPGVGLAANQVGAPLRMFVQVHKRALPETLVDPEVRATEGTWTYPEGCLSLQVEETDARLVRPRRIQVRARTLHGDVVEATLDEVVARIAQHEIDHLDGIEYVQRLTGEDGERVYEVMAADGIDTSWLPPTPY
- a CDS encoding YfhO family protein gives rise to the protein MLVPFVVFLDALVGRRLIAPGDGHTYYLPLEQSVADGWRHGALPTWDAGSFAGSPLLGIHQGAALHPAMLLHLLLPTTTAHDLALVTALAVAGAGTAALVRRLTGDAAAAAVSGCAFALCGFQFAHLGHVSIVATTAWLPWALWSADRLIERLDVRRVAGGAVVVGLAGLSGHGQMLAYILVATLAYTVVAVPARALPAAGARVATMVAGGLGLAAVQLVPVVAALGDSDRSRLSLDQATAYSHDPQSLLVTVFPFLYGNARPEGPVPSSYAGPWTLTELSAYVGGAALVAALVALPAVRRDRRLVALLVVAAGSALVALGDSTPAGSVVHAVPGLGQMRSWARYTIGVQLAVSGLAGVGVARVRMWGPPRHLRRWVLGVLAIAAVAAFLPALAPDRVDGRQLLWAVGLPAGAALVGVTLLWALGRWPLRRGLVLLLVLAVSIDAVGGFGWWYRWRSASPTPSEASALLAGEAEPPWGRVPDADGGVDRYLWAGDPLAALPHSPRVASASGASSVTGMDPLAPAAYLEVTGTDYLGRVEDPDALLGSSSHLLDLLRVTVVARPADGRVERTVRAPALPEAFLVGRTRQVSRAEAVRAATGRDHLDPHAEAVVEGACRTCPDRGTSGPAGRAGTVRRNGSSADVTVTAERPALLVISEAWSRGWSATVDGEPAPVVRADGVVQGIPVPAGRSVVTLTYRPPGLRLGTWISAATAASLLLGLLVDGRRRQRQPSSQSRASRPESVSGTPVHSG
- a CDS encoding helix-turn-helix transcriptional regulator, with amino-acid sequence MRKTPAMEEDDDPPVRSVALGAKLPIAVAVVNDYELICDGVAGLLGRFPDKAAVVERVIVGEPVDHPPIDVALYDTYGRVGIAEEALRKLRRHRDILHTAMFTMEPAPELVAEAQRAGASGVIAKSLPAEAIVDALVRVAAGEVVIATGASTEPALDELDWPGKDDGLTERESAVLVLASEGLTNAEIGEALYLGRETVKTHLSRAFAKLGVRNRAAAVRYVFGTGAFARFRPAEEDLEGS
- a CDS encoding YihY/virulence factor BrkB family protein; protein product: MTPPPTRADADHEAPTTDRHGSAEEGDRGRDADAPQEVPARGWKDIAVRTAKEAKSDNVALMAAGVAFFALLALVPALLALVSIYGLVADPAEVSTQIDDALSAAPTEVRDLVGEQLTSVTEQSSGGLGLGLAIGVVLALWSASGGMKHLMTAINEAYDEEETRGFVALRGTALLLTLGAIVFVVAAVGVITVVPSLLEDTALGSSAQVAVSLLRWPLLGAGLVVGLAVLYRYGPDRDEPRWTWTAPGTLVAVVLWLVASIAFSIYTSNFGSYGETYGSLGAVVVLMLWLMISAATVIIGAEINAEAEHQTRADTTQGAPRPMGTRDAEVADTLGRSTDGEG
- a CDS encoding mechanosensitive ion channel family protein; the protein is MLAIEFSSGIEDAWSDVASFVPKLLGFLVVLVLGYIVAKAIAKIADKALERVGFDRAVQKGGVGRALSSSRYDASDLIGKVTFYALFLIVLQLAFGVFGSNPVSDLIEGVIAYLPKVIAAILIIVVAAAIAAAAKEVIEASLGGLEYGRTLALIASVAILTVGAFAALDQLQIAEDIVNVLFMGLVAALAGIAIVAVGGGGIAPMRARWESALERYDEEKPRVREQAQGAKGRVQERAHQRADQARSAADGPGGASNRRR